The region TAATAGTTTTACATTAACGACTGTATTGACCAAAGTCTCATCTTTCGGAAGTGTGACTTTGATGTAATTGTCTGTAAAGCCTGTCATGATCTCGGTATCATGTGAATACTCCGCAAGTTCTGGTTCTGATAGTACCTAGGAATGGCTCAGTAAATGCAAGTTTCTTTTTATGTGACAAAATACGCAGCTTTTCATTTCTTTCTATCATACTTCCATCGGTACAATGTCTGTCATTTCTGCAGCTGGTGTATTAGCTCTTTCCGAATAGGTAAATACATGCAGATAGGATATTTCCAGCTCATTAATAAAGTGATAAGTATCCAAAAAGTCTTCGTCCGACTCACCTGGAAAACCAACTATAACATCTACACCGATACAACAATGTGGTATGAATTTTCTTATCCATTGTATGCGTTCTTCATACAACTCTCTCAGATATCGCCGCCGCATGGCTTTCAGTACCTTGTTGCTACCAGATTGGAGTGGAATATGAAAATGCGGAACAAACTTATTTGAAGTGGAGACAAATGAAATTATTTCTTCGGTAAGTAAGTTAGGCTCGATGGAGGATATTCTGATCTTGTCGATGCCTTCTACCTGATCA is a window of Candidatus Nanopelagicales bacterium DNA encoding:
- a CDS encoding radical SAM protein, which codes for MNIGDFGNGTEVIEGLKPKKEALFVDLVHALDQVEGIDKIRISSIEPNLLTEEIISFVSTSNKFVPHFHIPLQSGSNKVLKAMRRRYLRELYEERIQWIRKFIPHCCIGVDVIVGFPGESDEDFLDTYHFINELEISYLHVFTYSERANTPAAEMTDIVPMEV